One segment of Salvia splendens isolate huo1 chromosome 20, SspV2, whole genome shotgun sequence DNA contains the following:
- the LOC121782525 gene encoding histone-lysine N-methyltransferase, H3 lysine-9 specific SUVH5-like gives MVSCSNGSLSNEVSNKRPLENGCMPKYKPRKVSSVRDFPPRCGPNAVPVNLRPEESVCSNAAGSRDDPGVVNLELTNTMLECQSREAVSSPTSSTPRHCAGVNGSMGVSMTETFDTLIEKAKENIAASMKLVEEIGSVGTKVPNDDESHRQQEVYNPVEIERDAQLGSYVGNVETTVINGLMDDVQEVMLESDPVGVNIVKDIDTLDQSGGRSLLEELKEDVGESSFQKSGIEVAKSLGDPLELSAICGSTQPGTTIRPRDKYRPRRVSAVRDFPPHCGINVSLLIEKEKEMAGLGQDSLKRTEEAELTPKPIMSTDASEREITSEMPMASKKCPDGLYNVSVEIEESETLNDSAGRGLLGEMTVATAEGDGMEFEEYNRDLLHGITEANGASPGSGTMSKASVNTRIEDVGVSVGKEVATFSPDRNDTDMPPHGDITSRNELNREVVHCLMAAPYCPWRKSKASLNSPNGGTDGLKRRMQNVSLQKKPEADTLNTNVEANSSGSPSPKNKSPVSHDRDKTHSKPTLIDEGDHHAGNKGIRETTPISMFKADVNSSDNDSVETIRKNVVDSSPGDSDQGRNLHDAFVSKDVMDREVVHGLMAAPNCPWKKEKTIVNSNGKTSGAKKMKQNLSWRQKFKAVAIKSKPEMKSPGLSSKKKKKVHMSNDVNEGPDTLVLGDDGDHDGDFGTNSPVSCNLEECEISFPRFGPKSSGHGDDRYKVRETLRLFNATCRKLLQREEEEEVGNLVEGEEGRSKQSGRKVRRIDLIASQALKTNGKYVNTTKRIGAVPGVEVGDEFQYRVELAVVGIHFPFQSGIDSMKVDEVLLATSIVTSGAYQDDAENADVLRYCGQGGNVLGKSKQPEDQKLERGNLALKNCIDKKTPVRVVRGWKEMVRIDPLDSKPKMVTSYVYDGLYTVTDCCTEKGPHGKQVFMFELRRNPGQPDLAWKELKKSSKSKVRPGLCVSDISCGKERSPIWAVNTIDDGKPPPFNYISKMVYPDWYSPNPPKGCNCVGQCSARKKCACAHRNGGAIPYNRNGALVETMNLVYECGPHCKCPPSCYNKATQRGIKFQLEIFKTEVRGWGVRALSSIPSGSFICEYVGELLDDIEAEEKIGNDEYLFDIGQNLIDSPANSEDEEMTAELKGGGCTIDALTYGNVGRFINHSCAPNLWAQNVIYDNDDKRMPHVMLFAMENIPPLQELTYSYNYSFGQIRDSEGNVKVKNCYCGAAGCSGRLY, from the coding sequence ATGGTTTCATGTTCAAATGGTAGCTTGTCTAATGAGGTCTCGAATAAGCGGCCTTTGGAGAATGGTTGTATGCCTAAGTATAAGCCCAGGAAAGTATCTTCTGTCCGCGATTTCCCCCCTCGGTGTGGCCCCAATGCAGTGCCAGTGAATTTGCGACCAGAAGAATCTGTCTGTAGTAACGCTGCTGGGAGTAGAGACGATCCAGGTGTTGTGAATTTGGAACTGACCAACACTATGTTGGAGTGTCAATCACGTGAAGCTGTCAGTTCACCAACTTCCTCGACTCCCCGGCACTGTGCAGGTGTAAATGGTAGCATGGGCGTATCAATGACTGAAACATTTGATACATTAATCGAGAAGGCAAAGGAGAATATAGCTGCCTCCATGAAACTGGTCGAGGAAATTGGATCTGTTGGAACTAAGGTACCCAATGATGATGAGTCGCACAGACAGCAAGAAGTATATAATCCTGTTGAAATAGAGAGAGATGCACAATTGGGTTCATATGTGGGAAATGTGGAAACAACAGTAATTAATGGTCTCATGGACGACGTTCAGGAAGTTATGCTAGAATCAGATCCTGTTGGTGTCAACATTGTGAAAGATATAGATACTCTTGATCAGTCTGGAGGTCGGTCACTGTTGGAAGAGTTAAAGGAGGATGTTGGTGAATCTTCCTTTCAGAAATCCGGTATTGAGGTGGCTAAGTCCCTGGGTGATCCTCTGGAACTTTCTGCCATTTGTGGCAGTACTCAGCCAGGGACTACCATTAGGCCAAGAGATAAATACCGTCCCAGAAGAGTATCTGCTGTTCGTGATTTCCCTCCACATTGTGGCATAAATGTTTCTTTATTGATTGAGAAAGAAAAGGAGATGGCTGGCCTAGGACAGGATAGTCTGAAACGAACTGAGGAAGCTGAATTGACACCAAAACCAATTATGTCGACGGATGCCTCAGAGAGGGAGATAACAAGCGAGATGCCCATGGCCTCTAAAAAATGTCCTGATGGTCTTTACAATGTTAGTGTTGAAATTGAAGAAAGTGAAACATTGAATGATAGTGCTGGAAGAGGATTGCTAGGAGAAATGACGGTAGCAACTGCAGAAGGGGACGGGATGGAATTTGAAGAATATAACAGAGATTTACTGCATGGCATCACCGAGGCAAATGGAGCATCTCCAGGATCAGGTACCATGTCTAAGGCATCGGTGAATACCAGAATCGAGGATGTTGGAGTATCAGTTGGCAAAGAAGTTGCCACTTTTTCACCAGATAGAAATGATACAGATATGCCTCCTCACGGTGATATTACCTCCAGGAATGAATTAAATAGAGAGGTTGTACATTGCCTGATGGCGGCACCATATTGCCCCTGGAGGAAATCGAAAGCTTCTTTAAACAGTCCAAATGGTGGAACAGATGGTCTAAAGAGGAGAATGCAGAATGTGTCTCTACAGAAGAAGCCCGAAGCCGATACTTTAAACACTAATGTCGAAGCAAATTCATCAGGCTCTCCATCTCCAAAGAATAAGAGTCCTGTTTCACATGATAGGGATAAAACGCATAGTAAACCAACCCTCATAGACGAGGGAGATCATCATGCCGGAAATAAGGGCATACGTGAAACCACTCCTATATCCATGTTCAAGGCAGATGTTAACAGCAGTGATAATGATTCAGTAGAAACTATCAGAAAGAATGTTGTTGATTCTTCTCCAGGAGACAGTGATCAAGGGAGGAATTTGCATGATGCTTTTGTCTCAAAGGATGTTATGGATAGGGAGGTTGTGCATGGTTTGATGGCTGCACCTAATTGTCCATGGAAGAAGGAGAAAACAATAGTTAACTCAAATGGAAAGACAAGTGGAGCAAAAAAGATGAAGCAGAATTTGTCTTGgaggcagaagttcaaggccgTTGCCATAAAAAGTAAACCTGAAATGAAATCTCCAGGTTTGTCTtctaagaagaaaaagaaagttcATATGTCCAATGATGTAAATGAGGGACCTGATACTTTGGTGCTTGGAGATGATGGAGATCATGATGGAGATTTTGGTACAAATTCTCCTGTCAGCTGCAACCTAGAAGAATGTGAAATAAGCTTCCCTCGATTTGGTCCCAAGAGTTCTGGTCATGGTGATGACCGCTACAAAGTGAGAGAAACTCTTCGGTTGTTCAATGCTACCTGTAGAAAGCTCTTGCAacgagaggaagaagaagaagtgggAAACCTGGTTGAAGGAGAGGAAGGAAGATCAAAGCAGTCAGGCAGAAAAGTCAGAAGGATTGATCTAATAGCTTCACAGGCGCTCAAGACGAACGGAAAATATGTAAATACAACTAAAAGAATTGGAGCAGTTCCAGGAGTTGAAGTGGGCGATGAATTTCAATACAGAGTGGAGCTTGCTGTTGTTGGCATTCACTTCCCATTCCAGTCTGGAATAGATAGTATGAAGGTGGATGAAGTTCTACTTGCTACCAGTATTGTTACCTCTGGGGCATACCAAGACGATGCGGAGAATGCTGATGTTTTAAGATATTGTGGGCAAGGAGGAAATGTCCTCGGGAAGTCTAAACAACCTGAAGATCAAAAGCTCGAAAGGGGGAATTTGGCTCTAAAGAATTGTATAGATAAAAAGACACCAGTGCGTGTTGTTCGTGGATGGAAGGAGATGGTGCGTATTGACCCTCTGGATTCCAAGCCTAAAATGGTCACTAGTTATGTTTATGATGGCCTATATACTGTGACGGATTGCTGTACAGAAAAAGGGCCACATGGTAAGCAAGTTTTTATGTTTGAGTTGAGGAGGAACCCAGGGCAGCCTGATCTTGCTTGGAAAGAATTGAAGAAGTCAAGTAAGTCCAAAGTCCGCCCAGGATTGTGTGTCTCTGATATTTCTTGTGGAAAAGAGCGCAGTCCTATTTGGGCGGTGAACACTATAGACGATGGAAAACCGCCTCCATTCAACTACATTTCAAAGATGGTGTACCCTGATTGGTACAGTCCAAACCCCCCAAAAGGTTGCAATTGTGTCGGGCAATGTTCTGCCAGAAAAAAATGTGCATGTGCACATAGAAATGGAGGAGCAATCCCATACAACCGCAATGGAGCTTTAGTTGAAACTATGAATCTTGTGTACGAATGTGGTCCCCATTGCAAATGCCCCCCTTCCTGCTACAATAAGGCCACACAACGTGGCATCAAGTTTCAGCTTGAGATCTTCAAGACAGAGGTTAGAGGCTGGGGTGTGAGGGCCCTGTCTTCTATACCTTCAGGAAGCTTCATATGCGAGTATGTAGGAGAACTTCTTGATGATATAGAAGCTGAGGAGAAAATTGGCAATGATGAGTATCTCTTTGACATTGGCCAGAATCTAATCGATTCCCCTGCCAATTCTGAGGACGAAGAAATGACTGCTGAGCTTAAAGGAGGGGGTTGCACAATTGATGCGTTGACGTATGGGAATGTTGGGAGGTTCATTAATCACAGCTGTGCGCCCAACCTTTGGGCGCAAAATGTGATTTATGACAACGATGACAAGAGAATGCCCCACGTGATGCTTTTCGCAATGGAGAACATTCCGCCACTCCAGGAGCTCACCTATTCTTACAACTACTCCTTTGGTCAGATCCGCGACTCTGAAGGAAACGTTAAGGTTAAGAATTGTTACTGCGGTGCTGCAGGATGCAGCGGCAGGTTGTACTGA
- the LOC121781651 gene encoding leucine-rich repeat extensin-like protein 3, translating to MKPFHLFLCTIFLLLNVSRATDDDPDHQMRRLLSYQGEPLAVDPGLNIDNPRLRNGYIALQAWKKSMFSDPHNITANWIGQDVCNYTGVICWPTPEFPHELTVAGIDLNHGDIAGSLPNELGLLYDLSLIHLNSNRFCGTVPKTFVNMKRLHELDLSNNRFAGTFPKVMLQLPSLRYLDIRFNEFEGELPRKLFELDLDAIFVNNNRFSSALPDNIGKSRVSVIVLANNNFRGCVPAGLGEMGETLNELILINTGLSSCFPSEISKLKNLTVLDLSNNQIVGELPHAIGEMNMLEQLNVAHNMMSGKIADQICELPNLDNFVYDNNFFSEGSASCPKLPKFADKMNCLKERPNQRSALECQRFLARPVNCDGFKCNHSNTEPPPKVVPCAPPQPPPAQPSLPPPTKPQPAPSPQPSAPPPQPPLPSPQPSAPPSPPPQPPSSPPPQPPSTPPPEAQPPAPNATTPMCPCQQP from the coding sequence ATGAAGCCTTTTCACTTGTTCCTCTGCACCATCTTCCTCCTTCTCAACGTCTCCCGCGCCACAGATGATGATCCGGACCACCAGATGCGACGCCTCCTGTCCTACCAAGGCGAGCCTCTAGCAGTCGATCCCGGGCTCAATATCGACAACCCTAGGCTCAGGAACGGCTACATTGCACTCCAAGCTTGGAAAAAATCCATGTTCTCTGATCCACACAACATCACTGCCAACTGGATCGGACAAGACGTTTGCAACTACACCGGTGTCATCTGCTGGCCCACGCCCGAGTTCCCGCACGAGCTCACGGTCGCAGGCATTGACCTCAACCACGGTGACATAGCCGGGAGCCTCCCCAATGAGCTAGGCCTCCTCTACGACCTCTCCTTGATCCACTTAAACTCGAACAGATTTTGTGGGACCGTTCCGAAGACTTTTGTCAACATGAAGCGCCTCCACGAGCTGGACCTCAGCAACAACCGCTTTGCAGGGACGTTCCCTAAAGTCATGCTCCAGCTACCGAGCCTGAGGTACCTAGACATCCGTTTCAATGAATTCGAAGGCGAACTCCCAAGAAAACTCTTTGAGTTAGACCTTGATGCCATATTTGTCAACAACAACAGATTCTCCTCTGCTCTGCCTGACAACATAGGCAAATCTCGCGTCTCTGTCATCGTTTTAGCTAACAACAACTTCCGAGGGTGTGTTCCAGCAGGCTTAGGCGAGATGGGAGAGACGTTGAACGAGCTAATCCTCATAAACACTGGTCTTTCGTCGTGCTTCCCAAGTGAAATATCGAAGCTGAAGAACTTGACCGTGCTGGACTTGAGCAATAACCAGATTGTTGGTGAGTTGCCTCATGCTATCGGGGAAATGAACATGCTGGAGCAGCTTAACGTGGCACACAACATGATGTCCGGAAAGATAGCTGACCAGATATGTGAGCTTCCGAACTTGGATAACTTTGTGTACGACAACAACTTCTTCTCGGAAGGGTCTGCTTCGTGCCCAAAGCTGCCTAAGTTTGCTGACAAGATGAACTGTTTGAAGGAGAGGCCGAACCAGAGATCCGCGTTGGAGTGCCAAAGGTTCTTGGCTCGGCCGGTTAACTGTGATGGCTTCAAATGCAATCATTCCAATACAGAACCACCACCTAAGGTGGTGCCATGTGCACCACCACAACCACCCCCCGCTCAGCCATCTCTGCCTCCACCTACCAAGCCACAGCCCGCGCCATCACCACAACCATcagcaccaccaccacaaccacCATTGCCATCACCACAACCATCAGCACCACCATCCCCACCACCACAGCCACCAtcatcaccaccaccacaaccacCATCAACACCACCACCAGAAGCTCAGCCTCCTGCTCCAAACGCTACAACACCAATGTGTCCGTGCCAACAACCATAA
- the LOC121781898 gene encoding probable ADP-ribosylation factor GTPase-activating protein AGD14 isoform X2 — protein MPRRVKEEEKVEMIIRGLLKQPDNRRCINCNALGPQYVCTTFWTFVCTNCSGVHREFQHRVKSVSMVKFSDEEIMSLQAGGNERAKQVYFKSWDPYHKTYPKSSNIERLREFVKSVYIDRKYAGDNSSNKLQMAQSEPRNALCEWPSERSRWGRRDDYVGRSPGSSSCGRDEFRDHSLFERSLSSGGLNLKDFLEERSATNSAVIPRSISNRNRSTHFEIIDDRFREDGSVKRYDRNSGSGGRSPCSIRSASSLSPVNAFLGCKSPDLRVAALDDHKASPTGHEIVAAAASKEKENEAANSMSLIDFLDAKPPEANEQVASETSNESRSIVPMNSIEALLFELSDPMPSSPASASETSLAVATVNSANNATDVETEEAPGVPDYPEPLALTVMKSDQPLHRDVTNHVMQHVHTHHIMPPNTTTIQSASSVESSLNEQGCRSLSPDDLRRTKSVSNVQSLEAANHSPCARKEIPENLFSSGFVSFNPPVAGWQMHLPHGGMQFHHHPAMHVATYQNPPRPRNPFDIDDDDRIQIQAATFTSMSPLHGAHPNMLNPAASQPQPSPYYLSPQPYMTPYGMNMPQVPEAYMVQLPNNMLLTRPEGNGNFGTSEDAFASLNPIRRSLPSSPLPRGNPFG, from the exons ATGCCTCGTCGTGTGAAGGAAGAGGAGAAAGTTGAGATGATCATCCGCGGCCTTCTCAAGCAACCGGACAATAGGAGATGCATCAACTGCAACGCGTTG GGGCCGCAGTATGTCTGCACAACTTTCTGGACATTCGTCTGCACAAATTGCAGCGGAGTACA CCGGGAATTCCAGCATCGCGTAAAATCAGTGTCAATGGTAAAATTCAGTGATGAAGAAATCATGTCTCTTCAAGCTGGAGGAAATGAG AGGGCAAAGCAAGTTTACTTCAAAAGTTGGGATCCTTATCACAAGACTTATCCTAAAAGCAG TAATATTGAGAGGCTTCGAGAGTTTGTGAAAAGCGTTTACATTGATAGAAAGTATGCCGGTGATAATAGCTCCAACAAGCTACAAATGGCCCAATCA GAACCAAGAAACGCCTTATGTGAGTGGCCGTCTGAGAGGTCTCGTTGGGGTAGAAGGGATGACTATGTGGGGAGGTCTCCGGGTAGCAGTAGCTGTGGCAGAGACGAGTTTCGTGACCACAGTTTATTCGAGAGATCTCTTTCATCTGGTGGGTTGAATTTGAAGGATTTCTTGGAGGAAAGAAGTGCAACAAACAGCGCAGTGATTCCAAGGTCTATCAGCAACAGGAACCGTTCCACTCATTTCGAGATAATTGATGACAGGTTTCGAGAAGATGGGAGTGTGAAACGCTACGACAGGAACTCTGGCTCTGGAGGCAGGTCACCTTGCTCTATAAGGAGTGCGTCAAGTCTCTCCCCTGTCAACGCGTTTTTGGGATGCAAATCACCCGATCTACGAGTAGCTGCACTCGATGATCATAAGGCCTCTCCTACAGGTCACGAG attgttgctgctgctgcctcTAAAGAGAAGGAAAACGAGGCAGCAAATTCAATGAGCTTGATCGATTTTCTTGATGCAAAACCACCCGAGGCTAACGAGCAAGTGGCTTCAGAAACTAGCAATGAAAGCAGAAGCATTGTTCCTATGAATTCAATTGAGGCTTTGCTGTTTGAACTCTCGGATCCCATGCCTTCGTCTCCAGCTAGTGCCTCTGAAACATCTCTTGCAGTTGCAACTGTGAACAGCGCGAATAATGCTACTGATGTCGAGACAGAAGAAGCACCCGGGGTACCTGACTACCCTGAACCTCTTGCTCTCACTGTCATGAAAAGTGACCAACCGTTGCATAGAGACGTCACCAATCATGTGATGCAGCATGTCCACACACATCATATAATGCCTCCCAACACTACTACTATACAAAGCGCTTCATCCGTTGAATCTTCATTGAATGAG CAAGGGTGCAGATCACTTTCACCGGATGATCTGAGGCGAACGAAGAGCGTTTCAAACGTGCAATCATTAGAAGCTGCCAATCATTCACCTTGTGCTAGGAAGGAAATCCCAGAG AATCTTTTCAGTTCGGGTTTCGTCTCGTTCAATCCACCAGTCGCTGGATGGCAGATGCATCTGCCTCATGGAGGAATGCAATTCCATCATCATCCTGCAATG CATGTGGCCACGTATCAGAATCCCCCGAGACCAAGGAATCCCTTTGACATTGATGATGATGACAGAATCCAAATTCAAGCAGCAACA TTCACGTCTATGTCACCGTTGCACGGAGCTCATCCAAACATGTTGAATCCAGCAGCTTCACAGCCTCAGCCTTCACCTTATTATCTATCTCCTCAACCATACATGACCCCATATGGCATGAACATGCCTCAAg TTCCTGAAGCTTACATGGTGCAGCTTCCAAACAACATGCTTCTTACAAG GCCAGAAGGGAATGGCAACTTTGGCACAAGCGAAGACGCCTTTGCTTCCCTGAATCCGATCAGACGCTCCTTGCCTAGTTCTCCGTTGCCACGAGGAAATCCATTCGGATGA
- the LOC121782994 gene encoding FCS-Like Zinc finger 11-like: MLRKRNRSYQKDQNMNNTVPDSTLGHFHSDDVSNQKHKNTSLLKVPGLFVGFNARNSDSDAVRSPTSPLDFRIFPVLGNPFRSLKAQNEGHHKSWDCSKVGLSIIDSLDPELDQSIAQSSDNKNIILGRHMSVRSPTFCSSLEAPKSLPNDVAIFPKPSNARKPDSDVVFEIGEVPFEKEASGSFRARSVDSGRYGSHLMDFKNHKSRLESGSFGVDKPVCLGSGRIGVSPKLGDLSGEKLSSASLPGNCFISPIPTSEIELSEDYTCVRTHGPNPKVTHIFGDCILECHNDFLKNSEDTPEARGQCDVLPPYPSDDFLKFCFSCKKRLDGEDIFMYRGEKAFCSSACRSQEMEIDEDDSESSESL; the protein is encoded by the exons ATGCTGAGGAAGAGAAATAGATCATACCAAAAGGATCAAAACATGAACAATACAGTACCTGATTCAACATTGGGGCATTTTCACTCCGATGATGTCTCGAATCAGAAGCACAAAAATACCTCCCTTTTGAAGGTTCCTGGCTTGTTTGTGGGATTTAATGCCAGGAACTCGGATTCTGATGCAGTGAGAAGCCCCACTTCGCCGTTAGATTTTAGGATTTTTCCGGTCTTAGGAAATCCCTTTAGGTCTCTAAAAGCACAGAATGAGGGGCACCACAAGAGCTGGGATTGTAGCAAAGTAGGTCTAAGCATTATAGATTCCCTCGACCCCGAACTTGATCAGAGCATCGCCCAATCATCCGATAACAAGAACATTATTTTAGGACGGCATATGAGTGTTAGAAGTCCAACTTTTTGCAGTTCTTTGGAGGCACCTAAGTCACTGCCTAATGATGTTGCTATTTTCCCTAAGCCATCCAATGCCCGTAAGCCTGATTCTGATGTTGTTTTTGAGATTGGGGAGGTCCCATTCGAGAAGGAGGCTTCTGGAAGCTTCCGTGCTCGTTCAGTGGATTCTGGAAGATACGGATCACACCTGATGGATTTTAAGAACCACAAGTCCAGGCTTGAGTCTGGAAGCTTTGGCGTTGATAAGCCTGTTTGTTTGGGTTCTGGACGCATTGGCGTGAGCCCTAAATTGGGTGACTTGAGTGGGGAGAAGCTGAGTTCGGCTTCTCTTCCGGGGAATTGTTTTATTAGTCCCATTCCCACAAGTGAGATTGAGCTGTCTGAGGACTATACCTGTGTTAGGACTCATGGCCCCAATCCTAAGGTTACTCATATCTTTGGTGACTGCATTTTAGAATGTCACAACGATTTTTTGAAGAATAGTGAAGACACCCCTGAGGCAAGAGGGCAGTGCGACGTTCTTCCTCCTTATCCATCTGATGATTTCTTGAAGTTCTGTTTTTCTTGCAAGAAAAGGTTGGATGGTGAGGATATCTTCATGTATAG AGGTGAGAAGGCGTTTTGCAGCTCAGCTTGTCGCTCACAGGAGATGGAGATCGATGAGGATGACAGTGAGTCGTCTGAAAGCCTCTAG
- the LOC121781898 gene encoding probable ADP-ribosylation factor GTPase-activating protein AGD14 isoform X1: MPRRVKEEEKVEMIIRGLLKQPDNRRCINCNALGPQYVCTTFWTFVCTNCSGVHREFQHRVKSVSMVKFSDEEIMSLQAGGNERAKQVYFKSWDPYHKTYPKSSNIERLREFVKSVYIDRKYAGDNSSNKLQMAQSEPRNALCEWPSERSRWGRRDDYVGRSPGSSSCGRDEFRDHSLFERSLSSGGLNLKDFLEERSATNSAVIPRSISNRNRSTHFEIIDDRFREDGSVKRYDRNSGSGGRSPCSIRSASSLSPVNAFLGCKSPDLRVAALDDHKASPTGHEKIVAAAASKEKENEAANSMSLIDFLDAKPPEANEQVASETSNESRSIVPMNSIEALLFELSDPMPSSPASASETSLAVATVNSANNATDVETEEAPGVPDYPEPLALTVMKSDQPLHRDVTNHVMQHVHTHHIMPPNTTTIQSASSVESSLNEQGCRSLSPDDLRRTKSVSNVQSLEAANHSPCARKEIPENLFSSGFVSFNPPVAGWQMHLPHGGMQFHHHPAMHVATYQNPPRPRNPFDIDDDDRIQIQAATFTSMSPLHGAHPNMLNPAASQPQPSPYYLSPQPYMTPYGMNMPQVPEAYMVQLPNNMLLTRPEGNGNFGTSEDAFASLNPIRRSLPSSPLPRGNPFG, encoded by the exons ATGCCTCGTCGTGTGAAGGAAGAGGAGAAAGTTGAGATGATCATCCGCGGCCTTCTCAAGCAACCGGACAATAGGAGATGCATCAACTGCAACGCGTTG GGGCCGCAGTATGTCTGCACAACTTTCTGGACATTCGTCTGCACAAATTGCAGCGGAGTACA CCGGGAATTCCAGCATCGCGTAAAATCAGTGTCAATGGTAAAATTCAGTGATGAAGAAATCATGTCTCTTCAAGCTGGAGGAAATGAG AGGGCAAAGCAAGTTTACTTCAAAAGTTGGGATCCTTATCACAAGACTTATCCTAAAAGCAG TAATATTGAGAGGCTTCGAGAGTTTGTGAAAAGCGTTTACATTGATAGAAAGTATGCCGGTGATAATAGCTCCAACAAGCTACAAATGGCCCAATCA GAACCAAGAAACGCCTTATGTGAGTGGCCGTCTGAGAGGTCTCGTTGGGGTAGAAGGGATGACTATGTGGGGAGGTCTCCGGGTAGCAGTAGCTGTGGCAGAGACGAGTTTCGTGACCACAGTTTATTCGAGAGATCTCTTTCATCTGGTGGGTTGAATTTGAAGGATTTCTTGGAGGAAAGAAGTGCAACAAACAGCGCAGTGATTCCAAGGTCTATCAGCAACAGGAACCGTTCCACTCATTTCGAGATAATTGATGACAGGTTTCGAGAAGATGGGAGTGTGAAACGCTACGACAGGAACTCTGGCTCTGGAGGCAGGTCACCTTGCTCTATAAGGAGTGCGTCAAGTCTCTCCCCTGTCAACGCGTTTTTGGGATGCAAATCACCCGATCTACGAGTAGCTGCACTCGATGATCATAAGGCCTCTCCTACAGGTCACGAG AAgattgttgctgctgctgcctcTAAAGAGAAGGAAAACGAGGCAGCAAATTCAATGAGCTTGATCGATTTTCTTGATGCAAAACCACCCGAGGCTAACGAGCAAGTGGCTTCAGAAACTAGCAATGAAAGCAGAAGCATTGTTCCTATGAATTCAATTGAGGCTTTGCTGTTTGAACTCTCGGATCCCATGCCTTCGTCTCCAGCTAGTGCCTCTGAAACATCTCTTGCAGTTGCAACTGTGAACAGCGCGAATAATGCTACTGATGTCGAGACAGAAGAAGCACCCGGGGTACCTGACTACCCTGAACCTCTTGCTCTCACTGTCATGAAAAGTGACCAACCGTTGCATAGAGACGTCACCAATCATGTGATGCAGCATGTCCACACACATCATATAATGCCTCCCAACACTACTACTATACAAAGCGCTTCATCCGTTGAATCTTCATTGAATGAG CAAGGGTGCAGATCACTTTCACCGGATGATCTGAGGCGAACGAAGAGCGTTTCAAACGTGCAATCATTAGAAGCTGCCAATCATTCACCTTGTGCTAGGAAGGAAATCCCAGAG AATCTTTTCAGTTCGGGTTTCGTCTCGTTCAATCCACCAGTCGCTGGATGGCAGATGCATCTGCCTCATGGAGGAATGCAATTCCATCATCATCCTGCAATG CATGTGGCCACGTATCAGAATCCCCCGAGACCAAGGAATCCCTTTGACATTGATGATGATGACAGAATCCAAATTCAAGCAGCAACA TTCACGTCTATGTCACCGTTGCACGGAGCTCATCCAAACATGTTGAATCCAGCAGCTTCACAGCCTCAGCCTTCACCTTATTATCTATCTCCTCAACCATACATGACCCCATATGGCATGAACATGCCTCAAg TTCCTGAAGCTTACATGGTGCAGCTTCCAAACAACATGCTTCTTACAAG GCCAGAAGGGAATGGCAACTTTGGCACAAGCGAAGACGCCTTTGCTTCCCTGAATCCGATCAGACGCTCCTTGCCTAGTTCTCCGTTGCCACGAGGAAATCCATTCGGATGA